In Sander vitreus isolate 19-12246 chromosome 4, sanVit1, whole genome shotgun sequence, the genomic stretch CTGCAGACGTGGTGCCAACAGTGTACTGGGACATGTCAGTGCCCGCCCAGCATGCCACGCTGCCCTGTTGGTGTTCCTCTGATGTTAGACAGCTGCGGATGCTGCCAGGCATGTGCTAGGCAGGAGGGCGAGGCCTGCACCGACCGGCTGCCCTGTGACAGCCACCGAGGGCTGCACTGCGACTACAGCGCCAGCTTCCCTGGAGGGCCGGGACGATGTGTCGGTGCGAACAGATTACACACAAGCTGAAACAGATTAGTTTGGATTAGAGCTACAAGTACTACTTCTATTACTGACAAAACTGAAACTGCTATGCTACTGCTATGCTAATTACTACTATAGAAACAGTTGCTATAGTAGTAACTTAACTTAAtagtttaagtcatttttcaagcaaaaattcCAAACATTCAGAGGttctaaaatgtgagaaatTGCTGCTTTTCTGAGTCTTACATAAGAggaaattgaatatctttgaatAATGTAATGAAAGACTAAGTCTTGATATAAATATAGGCACACTTTAACCAAGCCAACACTGTGGGTCAAAGTGCCATAACAGACTGGTTTATTACAATAAGAACTCAGggtcataaaataataaaacatgatgCACCTGTCAGCAGGCCGATGCACTGAAAGTATGCTATCTGTGGATAATCAAAACTACACACAagataaccccccccccctcccaacagaaaaaaactacTACCAGGGCCACAGCAAACTTTAAATGATATCACCATTAATCAACAGGCGAAGTCCCACTGCACCAGCCGGTACTGTGACCAGAGGTCAACACGAGCTGCGATATCACATCTCACTAAGATGAGATAAAATCCCAATTTAGCACTATACTCGCACTACTAAATCATAAGGTAATACAATGTAAAATGACTGTCAACAAATGTGAATTGAACACAGCACATGCTAATTTCAGTCCAACCACagttaaacacagtgtaacattAGAGACATTATTGTACATTGCCACTGTAATGACCCTttacaaaagaaacaacaaattgTTGGCAGACCCACATTTGTAATTCAAATCTTTTGTATAAAAATCCAGCAAGTTCAACATTTTCATACAAATACAATTCCCCTATATTACCCTAACAATCAAGTAACCCttattaaaacacaaatacttTATTTGGCTAACCAAGGAAGCATGTGCACAGGAGAAAGAATGAAGCCGGCACACCTGTGCTACATGAGCCTCTTGAAGATTCAGGTGCTCTCACATTGATTGGCCAAATTGTGCCTGGGCCTTAGCCTACAAGTAGTATGTTAGTGTGCTACCAATAATGTTGCTACTACTACTGACAGTACTGATGTTGCCCACTATACTGCAACTACTATGCTACTACTAATCAACCACTGCTATCACTAGGCTATTTACTGTAACTGCTGCCACTCCTACTGTGACTAATAATGATGTTATTCATCATGATAAGAATAAGCCGCATATCCTTTAGTACATTATGTAATCAATTCTGCTGCATCCTGTTCTGCATTTTTAAGCAGGTGACTGTTTCTCCTGTTTTCAGTTATTAAAGACATTCTGCTAATGTTCTAACAGTAATGACTGGATAACAATATGTTTCCTGCACGTTATTTGTCTGCACATGTTTCACATAGCTCTATGCATTCTACAAGTGATGTAGCGTGGCACTTTCACCCGCATAAcattccctcctctccttcctccctttgCTGCCATCAGGTCGGAACGAGCTGGGCTGTGAGATAAATGACCGGAGGCTGGAGGAGGGACAGGTATTTCAACTTTCCTGTGCCCAGCTCTGCCACTGCCTGGGGGGAGGGGTGACCTGCGTGCCCATGTGCAGCAATGATCTGCAGAGGCCCACTGAGAAGTGCTCCAGCCCTCAGCTGGTGCGACTCCCAGGGCGCTGCTGCAAAGAGTGGGTGTGTGATGGCCTGGACAACAGCATTTCTTCAAATCCATCAGCAGGTAATGGGTTTGGTGATCGAAAAGACAGCTTGAAACATATTTCAACAGTAGTTAGATTATTAGAATCATAACTGCAACAAGTCTGGCTGGCACTCATATGAAAGAGTAAAAGCATCAAATAGCCTATAACTACTTTGAAGACTGCAGAGCCATTTGCGTCCCGTCCCCACCAGCTCTTGAGAAAAACAGCGGATTGGGTGATTTTCAGCTATTTCCTGTGAGGCATTCAAATCTGCTTTTAAACACATTGGACACATGGACCCACAGTCAACTATCAGAATGTTTCAGGTTGGGttgtgaagaaataaacagaTTTCAATACCAAAGAGGTGTCAAGAAGATCAAACATCTGTGGGAAACACCTGCAAGCACTATTTTTAGCAAACTGACCTCGCTCGAGCAGCAGTTTACAACATTTCAGACTACATATGTGCAAAATATTCTGGCTCATGAGCTCTCATCAAAGCTGTCCACTTCAAACAACTTTCAGCTTGTTGCACACAGCAAATAAATTCCCCTTCGGTGTATCTTTCCAGTAGAGCATACGCGTCAGGACTACGGGGGTGGGCTGTCCGGCCCGTCGCTTGGCTCGATCTCCAACTGTATCGTGTGGACCTCAGACTGGAGCCCCTGCTCCCACAGCTGTGGCCCAGGTGTCTCCACCCGCACCACAAACAGGAACTGGGCTTGTCGCCTGCAGACAGAGACCAGACTGTGCCAGATCAGACCGTGCCAGAGTCTGCAGCTGGGGCTCCCAAGACTGCAGCCGGTCAGTTCCAGTCACAGTTCCAGTGatcaaatacatacatgtaaatacAAGTACATTTCCATCCAAGAACATGTACGGTATatcatttacaaatgcttttgGTGATGTACTGGAAATACGGTAAAGTACTGTATCTAAAAGACTCAATAACTATCTGCTATaatcaacaagtcctccaaccgACCACATAGgtcgtttattcctaccctcagGAGCGTTTGATAAATTAGTGCCCCTAGCGATGGCAGTAAATGCGatcacaggagcgttttccatcCTCATATGTAAATGTAACTGTTGCGGTTTAAAACAACATGACGTAATTGCGCCTGTGACATAGAATGTGACGtaattctgtttgttttgcaaaGTTATATTCTCaaattttctgttcatttttattttcagtgagtgtttgtttgacctatccaccaccccaacctgtcTCCTTATGTGGAGTTTGGTGCTCTTATACTTCGTCACCTACTTCCTGCCTTGTTCCCatcataactactacggccaccagtgttggggagtaactgaatacatgtaccggcgtcacgtattcagaatacaaattatgagtaactgtattccgttacagttacaattgaaatagttggtatttagaatacagttacattgttgaaatcaatggattacatggcGTTACTTTattttcacgagtttattcactctctaaataaattaaggcaactccatgcatttcccccaatatgaaaacgaaaaaattcgctatttgcgtgatcagtcacaatggagtttgaaccggcacaacagagccagggcaggaatgtgtttctatcttgAAAATTCAAacaacatttcacattaaagaaagagaagggagaacaaaatataactctgcttgccagcaaccaacctcctttcagcgtccaaattactccacctccaacctgaagaagcatcttaaagtaaatTTTGACTTATACTGTGgctttttcagaaaaaaaaaaattggtaacactttatttgaatggGGGTGTTCATAAGActgacatccatccatcttccatccatcttcatccgcttatccggggtcggctcgcggggtagcagctccagcaggggaccccaaacttccctttcccgggccacattaaccagctccgactggggggatcccgaggcgttcccaggccaggttagagatataatccctccacctagtcctgggtctcccccgaggcctcctcccagctggacgtgcctggaacacctccctagggaggcgcccagggggcatccttaccagatgcccgaaccacctcaactggctccctttcggcgcaaaggagcagcggctctactccgagctcctcacggataactgagcttctcaccctatctctaagggagacgccagctaccctcctgaggaaacccatttcggccgcttgtaccctggatcttgttctttcggtcatgacccagccttcatgaccataggtgagggtaggaacaaaaaactgaccggtagattgagagctttgccttctggctcagctctcttttcgtctaacggtgcgataaattgaatgtaataccgcacctgctgtgccgattctccgaccaatctcccgctccattgtcccctcactcgcgaacaagaccccaaggtacttgaactccttcacttggggtaaggactcattccctacctggagaaggcactccatcggtttcctgctgagaaccatggcctccgatttagaggtgctgatcctcatcccagccgcttcacactcggctgcgaaccgatccagtgagtgctgaaggtcacaggccgatgatgccatcaggaccacatcatctgcaaaaagcagcgatgagatccccagcccaccgaactgcaacccctctccaccccgactacgcctcgatatcctgtccataaatactacaaacaggattggtgacaagcgcagccctggcggaggccaactctcacctgaaacgagtccgacttactgccgagaacccggacacagctctcgctttggtcgtacagagattggatggccctgagaagggaccccctcaccctgtactcccgcagcacctcccacagtatctcccggggcacccggtcatacgccttctccagatccacaaaacacatgtagactggttgggcatactcccaggctccctccaggatccttgcgagtaaagatctggtccgttgttccacgaccagggacggaatccgcattgttcctcttcaacctgagattcgactatcgaccgaaccctcctttccagcaccttggagtagactttaccgggaggctgagaagtgtgatacccctgtaattggcacacaccctctggtcccccccttttttaaaaaaggggaaccaccaccccggtctgccactcctcaggcaccgtcccagacttccacgcaatgttgaagaggcgtgtcaaccaagacaacccctccacacccagagctttaagcatttctggacggatctcatcaattcctggggctttgccactgtggagttgtttaactacctcagcaacctccaccagggaaattgatgccaatccccccctcatcctccagctctgcctctaccatagagggcgattagtcggatttaggagttcctcaaagtgctccttccaccgccctattacctcctcagttgaggtcaacagcgtccccatccttactgtacacagcttggatggttccccgcttccccctcctgaggtggcgaacggttttccagaagcaccttggtgccgaccgaaagtccttctccatgtcttctccgaacttctcccacacacgctgctttgcctctttcacggcagaggctgcagccccttcgggcccttcggtaccttgcaactgcctccggagtcgtctgggataacatatcccggaaagactccttcttcagtcggacggcttccctgaccaccggtgtccaccacggtgttcgtgggttaccgccccttgaggcacctaagaccctaagaccacagctcctcaccgcagcttcagcaatggaaactttgaacatcgtccactcaggttcaatgcccccagcctccacagggatgcacgaaaagctccgccggaggtgtgagttgaaagtctgtcggacaggggcctcctccagacgttcccaatttacccgcactacccgtttgggcttaccaggtctgtccagagtcttcccccaccccctgacccaactcaccaccagatggtgatcggttgacagctccgcccctctcttcacccgagtgtccaaaacatatggcctcagatcagatgaaacgattataaaatcgatcattgacctttggcctagggtgctctggtaccaagtacacttatgagcatccctatgttcgaacatggtgttcgttatagacaatccatgactagcacagaagtccaacaacaaacaaccactctggtttagatcagggaggccgttcctcccaatcacgcctctccatgtgtctccatcattacccacgtgcgcgttgaagtccccccagcagaactatggagtccccgactggagccccatacaggactccactcaaggtctccaagaaggccgaatactctgaactcttgtttggtgcatatgcacaaacaacagtcagagtttttcccccacaacccgcaggcgtagggaggcgaccctctcgtccaccgggttaaactccaacgtagcggcgctcagccgggggcttgtgagtatccccacacccgcccggcgcctcacaccctgggcaactccggagaagaaaagagtccaaccccctatccaggagtatggttccagaaccaagactgtgcgtagaggtaagccccaccagatctaaccggtagcgctccacctcccgcacaagttccggctccttcccccacagagaggtgacattccacgtccccagagccagcctctgctgcccgggtctggtccgtcgaggcccctgaccttcactgccacccatgtggcagcgcacccgaccccagcggttcctcccacaggtggtgggcccatgggatggagggatgtccgccacgtagctttttcgggctgtgcccgaccgggctccgtggcaaacccggccaccagacgctcgctgacgagccctccatctgggcctggctccagacgggggccccgggcttcctccgggcagggtcacttcatcccttcctcgattttttcataggattttttgaataagactgacatgacactgtcattattatgacatgacatctgtcatgaacatgaaggagtcattttgagtgttcatgactgtgttcattaagtgtcattcgggaAATTATGagacttttaatgcaaagtcaGCATTGTCCGAGATGTCTTGTCATAACAACTTGACTTTAGCGAAGACAACAATCtctgtgttatgacaacttgacattaacctagacaacataaccttcataaatatgtcaattatcaaactttaataaactatttagctttatatgttaacattacattaaaattcaTTAAGAGGTTAGTTtttacattggctgtcatgagagcattataattgtgtcatgaatatttttccttgacctcaagtaaagtgaaacAATTTGAACCTGTCATGAAGTTTGATTTAATCATCAAATGCTTATATTATGGTGTCATGAATAATATCCATaacctcaagtaaagtacccagggccctcatgtgaagatgggcccatagagaatgcttaaagttttgaatgaatcttttggttatatcactatATATGTGCCCCAGATAATGTATTAACACAAGTACAcggcctatgaagtaaaccacgcctctttattatcataaaacattgtatttatttcttaaatgaacataaaactgacaattccccttaggaccttagctaatgttagcaattaattacggttaaacaaaaaaaatggcgattatgtaaaaaaaattgcgattagacaattgttacaggcctagacTTATTACAATAATGAAAAGTGACATTGTAGAATACTGCATCCTTACCAAcacattatattttatgttaCAAATGTGCCATAACCGAAGATAATCGTGGTCCCGTGGATATTAAAACATGCACCAACCTACAAATGACTACACATCACTGGACATGTAACAAGAGTAACTCCGTACTTACTACAGTTTTGCCTGTCCCTGTGTATTTCAGGGTTCGGGGGTGTGCGAGAGCAGCTACAGTTCACCTGTGTCCATTCAGCTGGAACAACAGGGCTGCTGGAGCACCCGAGCCTACCGTCCCAGGTTCTGTGCCTTGACCTGTCCAGAGGGACGCTGCTGCAGCCCCTCACACACCAGGACAGTGCGGATGCTTTTCCGTTGCCCCCAGGGCGGTCTAAGCCAGCAGCAGGTGATGATGATTGAGTCCTGCTCCTGCAGCATCTCTAACTGCCGCCCGTCCCCAGCCACAGCTGCCCGGAGTGTCCTGCCATGGCTGTGAGCATGCATAGGCAGGTCCCATCTGTGAGGAAAGTGACCAAACGTATACACATGATAGTTGAGCCAGTGTTTAAAAATTATGGAAATATTACAATCAGGATGGGATACTTGACATTGGCCAATAGCTATTGAGAATAGAGTATCCAGCAAAATGGGCACTCACATTCAAAAGTATGTACTAAGATGTATGCAGTAATCTGTATCCAGAGTTAAAACAAGCTAAAGTAATTCACATTGCCACATTTGTTTACTTTCTATGCTTCTACAAATTCTCATATCACCACATCTTACCATTTGAATCCCATCCACTCTTTGACAAACTCAGATTTGTACTGAGATTAAAAACATGTCCACCTTGCACAAGGGACACGCTTAAGTGCCAGTCATAGTCTGAGGAAAACATGGCCTCAGTGATAATAGCACCCACGGGTTCATTTTTAAGCCTGCAGTTTGAGTTTAGTCagacatacatgtggcacagtgaatccttaagcttaactgtatctgtggatggctaccttagtggctaccttacctatgggCTTTTACTGTAGGCTGATTTATCTTTGCTGATAATATTGTCGTTAAAGCTCTCTGTTATATGGCACTGCTAGATAATTAGCTATTATCTTGCAAATCATCCGTCATTATTATAGGCTACTTTGTTCCAGGAAATGTGGAAGTTCTGGCGGTGCATGATACGCAGGGACGGAAGTGTAGCTTAGGTGAAACGACTGTGCGTCTATCCATTCATCAGGTCGTCCATCGGTCTGCGGTAAAGGACTGCGCCTGTCAGGCCGGCCAGATTAACTTTGGCTACACGGACCAGGAGTTCTGTCAATCTGCTCTCATTGCTCTTTCCTCAATGACCAGATGTGTATCTCagtaaactgaaactgaaatgcAAGAACTGAATCTGAATTGTGAGCCCTCAATGTGGAAGTATAGAGAGAGTTGAATTTTCAGTGAGGATCAAATAGCCTACAGTTTCAGAGAAACTGAATATAATTTCATAATATTACATCCAGTTTCAAGTTTATTAGAATTCAGTTCCAAACTAAATTCAATTTCAGATTATGCTATTCAGATTCAGTTTTTCAATGCAATTATTAAAATTAAACAATTCAGATTCCATTTATAGTGGCACATATTTCTGCCCATAACATTAGCTTTAATGTCTCCTCATCTACaagtatgtacacacacaaacatgctctGATTTGTTTCCTCAGCCCCTTCACCACAGTCAGCGTTATCACAGAGCCGACCAAGGGTTGGACAAAATGTACAGATAGCTGCACACTGATTTGGGAGTTTGAGAATGGAGTTATATAAAACTGGGCCCACCTATTACTCACAATATGCATATTTTAAATCATACAAATTCACATATGTTAGTGCACTTTTTCAAATCTGGGTATGTACTACAGTAGTATTCATTTGCAAATGTTAGGGTGTATTTTCAATAAGATCAGATTTGAGTTACATAAAAAGCTGTGGTAAATAAAAGAATTGCTGTTTATTTAATCAAGAACACATTGCTAAAGTGATGAATAAATGTTTCACAAAAATGACTTGATTCTTGGTTTTATAAATGAATATCTTAGTAGAATGGAATTTGGTTGGGCCTATTTGATTTCAATGTTGGTACACAATCGACTTTGTTGTGAAAAGTTATAAATGCTTCAACCTGCAGGACTAGTAAAAAATCCgtgaacattttaatatttttgtcattgtttcTTGTCATTGTCATTTGTAGCCTTCAACAGTTAGCTGTTATGACAGTAGGCATGATGTAAATTATTTCACTGGAATAAATCCTGTGATTTGTTCTTGTAAAGGTCTGTGATGTTGACTTGTTCTTGTTGTTTTGGCTCTTCGTGTGTATCACACCATCCTCTAGCCTTGGAAGTGGGCGGGCTTCTTCCTTTCGAATTCAGTTTTGGTTTGCGCGACTCACACACGTAGTTCCCAGTTCCCATGTTTGGTCTGAGCGAGCTGGCTACATAcggtttttattttagttaaacGGTCACATTGAATGAAAGAGAGGTTTAAAACCAGCGGGATCTCAAGACATGTCTGGAAATATCACGCACGAAGCATGCGAGAGCATCAACCTGAACTTTACGCACGCCTTCCTGCCGGCGGGGTTCATCACTGTGTTCGTCGTCGGGACGCTGTCCAACATCTGGGGGCTCAGGAGCGTGTGCACCAGCTGGAACAAAATCGGAAGCATTAACATCTTCATGTTCAACCTGGGGGTTGCGGACCTGCTGTACCTGTTCACCCTGCCGTTTCTCGTGCACTATTACGCAAGAAACAGCCTCTGGCAGTTCGGCCAGCCTTTCTGCAAAGTGACCCGCTTCTGCTTCAACCTCAACCTGTACGGCAGCATCGGCTTCCTCACCTGCATCAGCATCTACAGGTACCTGGGCATTGTGCACCCCATGAGGGTGATGGGGAAAATTACCAGCTGCCACTCGCTGGCCATCAGCGCCCTGGTCTGGCTTCTCGTAATTATCCAGATCCTCCCTGATATGTTCTTCGACAAGAATGATCTCAAATCCCCAAACTCGTGCTACGACACCACCTCGAACGAGCTGATCCGAGGATACCTGCCGTACAGCATCGGCTGGTCCGTCACAGGGTTTGCCATACCGTTGCTTATCATTTTGCTCTGTTATGGACACATCG encodes the following:
- the LOC144517303 gene encoding P2Y purinoceptor 1-like is translated as MSGNITHEACESINLNFTHAFLPAGFITVFVVGTLSNIWGLRSVCTSWNKIGSINIFMFNLGVADLLYLFTLPFLVHYYARNSLWQFGQPFCKVTRFCFNLNLYGSIGFLTCISIYRYLGIVHPMRVMGKITSCHSLAISALVWLLVIIQILPDMFFDKNDLKSPNSCYDTTSNELIRGYLPYSIGWSVTGFAIPLLIILLCYGHIVVVLARKANVNPLLKQRCLKLVVILVILFSVCFIPYHVFRNVNLKTRILKQSGICHSVFDDIYIAHQVGRFLACLNSAINPLIYIVGNDDFLMKLQHLSRRARLSLAGLTGAVLYRRPMDADADSPSETRGNSDLMNG
- the LOC144516122 gene encoding CCN family member 5-like, giving the protein MDRRDTQLVCSLLLCIITQTWCQQCTGTCQCPPSMPRCPVGVPLMLDSCGCCQACARQEGEACTDRLPCDSHRGLHCDYSASFPGGPGRCVGRNELGCEINDRRLEEGQVFQLSCAQLCHCLGGGVTCVPMCSNDLQRPTEKCSSPQLVRLPGRCCKEWVCDGLDNSISSNPSAVEHTRQDYGGGLSGPSLGSISNCIVWTSDWSPCSHSCGPGVSTRTTNRNWACRLQTETRLCQIRPCQSLQLGLPRLQPGSGVCESSYSSPVSIQLEQQGCWSTRAYRPRFCALTCPEGRCCSPSHTRTVRMLFRCPQGGLSQQQVMMIESCSCSISNCRPSPATAARSVLPWL